One segment of Solanum lycopersicum chromosome 1, SLM_r2.1 DNA contains the following:
- the LOC138340658 gene encoding uncharacterized protein produces the protein MKESEKIDEYCTRVMNIVNEMRNHSDTISDQQVVEKILISVTEKYEYIVAITEEAKDLSKLSIKELVGSFRAHEKRRFFREDQPKETTFQSKINENFQNFSKKSSEEKSKVKKEAGS, from the coding sequence atgaaagaatctgaaaaaattgatgaatattgcacaagagtcatgaatattgttaatgaaatgagaaatcatagtGATACAATTTCTGACCAACAAGTTGTGGAAAAGATTCTAATTAGTGTCACAGAAAAGTATGAGTACATCGTTGCTATCACTGAGGAGGCGAAAGATCTTTCTAAGCTTTCCATCAAAGAGCTAGTTGGATCATTTCGTGCACACGAGAAGCGAAGATTTTTTCGTGAAGATCAACCCAAAGAGACGACTTTCCagtctaaaataaatgagaattttcaaaatttctcaaaaaaatcatcagaagaaaaatcaaaagtcAAAAAAGAAGCGggatcatga